One window of Thiomicrorhabdus lithotrophica genomic DNA carries:
- a CDS encoding YdbL family protein: MTLLKPLQILFISLFLTLASNVWAMDLSSAMSKLSTVKSQGLVGEQTDGYLGVVKNKNDAQTITQLINQARKEQYQKMAQSHKVSLQEIEALAGKKAIEKTAPGLYIKIDGKWLKKH, from the coding sequence ATGACACTATTAAAACCTCTACAAATTCTTTTTATCTCTCTATTTTTGACACTTGCTTCAAATGTTTGGGCAATGGACTTATCCAGCGCCATGTCAAAATTAAGTACCGTTAAAAGCCAAGGTTTAGTTGGCGAGCAAACAGATGGGTATTTGGGTGTTGTTAAAAACAAAAACGATGCACAAACAATCACACAGCTTATTAACCAAGCTCGTAAAGAACAATATCAAAAAATGGCTCAAAGCCATAAAGTAAGTCTGCAAGAAATTGAAGCCTTAGCAGGTAAAAAAGCGATTGAAAAGACCGCTCCAGGCCTTTATATCAAAATTGATGGTAAATGGCTTAAAAAGCACTAA
- a CDS encoding S8 family peptidase, which translates to MKLDLCEITKVVCQKRDATFTQNKQANKLKHYPRGYFTRTLISVLILTSLTACGGGGGGGSTTPVLPDPEYIIPIEPISVADVPLSGTYKQQTITNADDVWALGHKGQNITIGVVDSGVNQNHVDFYDDNGYSRINWTDARSIEYILAEDSIDYTYDYRDIDTPDFHGTHVSSIALGREYGIAPEATLLPVNVFFDKGSAYNIAIHEAVTYLASKAPIINASITGMVNFSNVGGSSSEFNSYLTTLQTYDSALVVAAGNGDSIGNDNIGDPIGAEHFNNTTVQNLAIESSIDNQVLSVIAIDDSGVRANFSDYPGSCADVIGGCNDSEALTMTEIQNTFISAPGTFIEAADGSNTTGSVSYSGTSMAAPVVSGGLALLMSAWNQLTIQDAVRILKETANNTGVYANASIYGVGLIDILAAIGPIGDLESSASSTASYSLTESTASIPASLSGLAKISALKSVAYFDDYNRDYSVDITPAIRIEKTPLDWNQFWVNSHSNLATSVELDDYALSVSFDNTQYKAIKSLALQNQYSTFQYFKNSSNSVIETSNNPLASNFYSNNQQDFGATLVMQQAITPKLALFTAVQEQDNSFSRVQNTQNETLAQVQTMGLSYQLTHNLSLGLSSQLRQEQDSLMGLQGSGTFSFGENNQSQLNTLSLQYSYNDIQLFSQFQQGQLLSSNQAPGSYINIEQAEMGQFKLGVMQILSPQTSWGLQTFNYNRLLQSDISLTLPVGMNSTGKVENQTIRYSQKNSLQPDTVELFYKAGSANALKFQLNAIHSPDDSGFGLKLYQRF; encoded by the coding sequence ATGAAATTAGATTTGTGTGAAATAACCAAAGTCGTTTGCCAGAAAAGGGATGCAACTTTTACACAGAATAAACAAGCAAATAAACTAAAACACTATCCTAGAGGTTATTTTACTCGAACTCTCATTTCTGTATTGATCCTCACATCTCTTACTGCCTGTGGTGGTGGAGGTGGTGGTGGAAGTACTACACCTGTTCTACCTGACCCAGAATATATTATACCAATTGAACCGATTTCAGTTGCTGATGTCCCTCTTTCTGGTACATATAAACAACAAACCATTACAAATGCAGATGATGTTTGGGCTTTAGGTCACAAAGGTCAAAACATCACGATTGGAGTTGTTGATTCAGGGGTAAACCAAAACCATGTCGATTTTTATGATGACAATGGTTACTCAAGAATTAATTGGACTGATGCGAGAAGTATTGAGTATATTTTGGCAGAGGATTCCATAGACTACACATATGATTACCGCGATATTGATACCCCAGATTTTCATGGTACTCATGTTTCTTCAATTGCATTAGGCCGTGAATACGGAATCGCACCTGAAGCTACTTTGCTTCCGGTCAATGTATTTTTTGATAAGGGTTCTGCCTATAACATTGCCATTCATGAAGCGGTTACTTATTTAGCTTCAAAAGCACCTATTATTAATGCCTCGATTACCGGAATGGTTAACTTCTCTAACGTTGGAGGATCTTCAAGCGAATTTAATTCGTATCTTACAACCTTACAAACCTACGATTCTGCTTTAGTCGTTGCTGCTGGAAACGGTGATAGCATTGGAAACGATAATATTGGTGATCCTATTGGTGCAGAACATTTTAACAATACAACAGTTCAGAACTTAGCGATTGAATCAAGCATAGATAACCAAGTGTTATCAGTAATAGCAATTGACGATTCGGGAGTTAGAGCAAACTTTTCAGATTACCCTGGTTCATGTGCTGATGTCATAGGTGGTTGTAATGACTCTGAAGCGTTGACAATGACAGAGATTCAAAACACCTTCATCTCTGCTCCAGGCACTTTTATTGAAGCGGCTGATGGTAGTAACACAACAGGATCGGTTTCTTATAGCGGAACCTCCATGGCTGCACCGGTGGTAAGTGGTGGTCTAGCCTTACTTATGTCTGCTTGGAATCAACTTACCATCCAAGATGCAGTTCGAATCTTAAAAGAAACAGCTAACAATACAGGTGTATACGCTAACGCTTCTATATACGGTGTTGGCCTAATAGACATTCTTGCGGCTATCGGTCCTATTGGGGATTTAGAGTCTTCTGCATCAAGCACTGCTTCTTATTCTTTAACTGAATCGACTGCCTCTATCCCTGCTAGCCTTAGTGGTTTAGCAAAAATATCTGCATTGAAGTCGGTGGCTTATTTTGATGACTATAACCGTGATTATTCTGTAGATATTACGCCAGCCATTCGCATTGAAAAAACTCCGCTTGATTGGAATCAATTTTGGGTTAACTCACACTCCAATTTAGCCACTAGCGTTGAGTTAGATGACTATGCACTCTCTGTTAGCTTTGATAACACGCAATATAAGGCTATTAAAAGCTTAGCTTTGCAAAACCAATACAGCACATTCCAATACTTTAAAAACAGCTCGAACAGTGTGATTGAAACATCAAACAATCCATTAGCGAGTAACTTTTACTCTAACAACCAACAAGATTTTGGCGCGACTTTAGTCATGCAACAAGCGATTACACCAAAACTTGCTTTGTTTACTGCAGTTCAAGAACAAGATAATAGTTTTTCTCGAGTACAAAACACCCAAAATGAAACGTTGGCTCAAGTACAAACCATGGGGTTAAGTTACCAATTAACTCACAATTTATCTTTGGGACTATCTAGCCAGCTGCGTCAAGAACAGGACTCACTGATGGGATTACAAGGTAGCGGAACCTTTTCCTTTGGTGAAAATAATCAGTCACAATTAAATACCTTATCACTCCAATATTCTTACAATGATATTCAGTTATTTAGCCAATTTCAGCAAGGTCAGTTATTAAGTTCAAATCAGGCCCCTGGAAGTTATATCAACATTGAACAAGCAGAAATGGGTCAGTTTAAGTTAGGGGTTATGCAAATACTTTCGCCACAAACATCTTGGGGATTGCAAACTTTTAATTACAACCGTTTACTTCAATCAGATATCAGCTTAACCTTACCTGTTGGCATGAATTCAACTGGCAAGGTAGAAAACCAAACCATTCGCTACAGTCAGAAAAACAGCTTACAACCTGATACTGTTGAACTTTTCTATAAAGCAGGTTCTGCAAACGCACTAAAATTTCAACTCAATGCAATTCACAGCCCTGATGATTCTGGTTTTGGCTTAAAGCTCTATCAAAGGTTTTAG
- a CDS encoding APC family permease — protein MENNTPLKRTLSLPQMILYGLGTTIGAGIYALVGELAGISGYLAPAAFLFAALLAGLTALSFAELSCRYPRAAGAALYTQQGFHSHKLTIIVGLLVITAGLVSSAALINGFSGYLNHITTLDRSTSIIIVSLFLIGIAVYGIAESIFLASLITVIEVGGLVWIIFVGHDALNQLPEIGSYMIPDFTLASFGVIFAGALLAFYAFIGFEDMVDVAEEVENVKRNLPLAILFTLGITTLLYMLIMVIAVASMPPEELAQSKAPLATLFTFHTGQPATIISMIGMLAIINGSLIQIIMASRVIYGLSSRHQLPAVLSYVNPKTQTPIIATVLAGLVVLLLALIGHLSTLAEITSFIMLMVFSLVNLALWRIKRHEPDPEDCIIFPQWISLLAFLVSSGFVILEITKAII, from the coding sequence GTGGAAAATAATACGCCTTTAAAACGCACGCTTTCTCTGCCTCAAATGATTCTATATGGATTAGGCACAACCATTGGTGCAGGGATTTATGCTTTAGTTGGAGAGCTTGCAGGTATTTCTGGCTACTTAGCACCTGCTGCTTTTTTATTTGCAGCCCTTCTTGCTGGTTTAACCGCACTTTCATTTGCTGAACTTTCTTGTCGTTACCCACGTGCGGCAGGTGCTGCCTTGTATACTCAACAAGGCTTTCACTCTCATAAGCTCACCATTATTGTTGGCTTATTGGTCATTACAGCAGGCCTGGTATCTTCTGCCGCTTTAATTAATGGCTTTTCTGGCTATTTAAATCACATTACTACCTTGGACCGTTCAACCTCAATTATTATCGTCAGCCTATTTTTAATTGGAATTGCCGTTTATGGCATTGCTGAATCTATCTTCTTAGCATCTCTAATTACCGTCATAGAAGTTGGAGGATTAGTTTGGATTATCTTTGTAGGCCATGACGCATTAAACCAATTGCCTGAAATTGGAAGCTACATGATTCCTGACTTTACATTAGCTAGCTTTGGCGTTATTTTTGCCGGGGCACTGCTCGCTTTTTATGCCTTTATTGGATTTGAAGACATGGTTGATGTGGCTGAAGAAGTGGAAAATGTAAAACGTAATTTACCGCTTGCCATTCTCTTTACGCTAGGAATCACCACCCTGCTTTATATGCTCATCATGGTGATAGCAGTCGCCTCTATGCCTCCTGAAGAACTTGCTCAAAGCAAAGCCCCTCTTGCAACCTTATTTACATTTCATACTGGCCAACCCGCTACCATTATTTCAATGATTGGTATGCTCGCAATTATAAACGGCTCGCTTATCCAAATCATTATGGCTTCTCGCGTTATTTATGGTTTGAGTTCTCGCCATCAATTGCCTGCCGTTTTGAGCTATGTAAACCCTAAAACACAAACGCCCATCATTGCGACAGTCTTAGCAGGCCTGGTAGTTTTACTTTTAGCTTTAATTGGTCACTTATCAACCCTGGCTGAAATAACCTCATTTATAATGCTAATGGTTTTCTCTTTAGTCAATCTTGCTTTATGGCGTATTAAAAGGCATGAGCCAGATCCTGAAGATTGCATCATCTTTCCTCAGTGGATCTCGTTACTCGCTTTTCTTGTTAGCTCAGGTTTTGTGATACTAGAAATCACCAAAGCAATCATTTAG
- a CDS encoding YnbE family lipoprotein has protein sequence MISSIEPSRKSWGKTLTIALAFSFSIATLSACTPSVQVALPNEPININLNVKIQHEILIKIDKQLDNMFSETSGLF, from the coding sequence ATGATCTCTTCGATAGAACCTTCAAGAAAATCTTGGGGCAAAACACTAACCATTGCCTTAGCCTTTTCTTTTAGTATCGCCACTTTATCCGCTTGCACACCATCCGTGCAGGTTGCTTTACCAAACGAACCGATTAACATCAATCTCAATGTCAAAATTCAGCATGAAATTTTAATTAAGATTGATAAGCAGCTCGATAACATGTTCAGTGAAACCAGTGGTTTATTCTAA
- a CDS encoding intermembrane phospholipid transport protein YdbH family protein, producing the protein MKWLRHSGLFIAVTLLIVTSIYLFMYFWVQNSLKEQQITNLSWQIESISTQSSEIALIEFTYQDQFKIQIKNLTATWNIAKNRQILESIDIEALSIKNNPGFISLKTPNNHKASLNNSLNSIINLIKQSTEAEKLKTDSNLVSSLAYIPQIISVKGIRYSQPCFQDANTQVNKLENDAELSCAVNANFHWQTQLIENQLKSSVKFNLQESRTPEIRVNSEINLEAQVANLQLSETQLKSSLNLNALSSNETQSLFNIEMQNRLTSSEPNNLRSSVKVRTASEIKNQHFTQTLEQLNSIHFSWLGSSLPINLSKLSNTALKSVQNNAMPNIQLTINSEFNLEPLYRANQTSDLLNRLLKQVNLDAKLFADIDQPITVNKFGDFSGNLQAETKLNQGFINHYTFKSEGTVLPSLNSVISTQAEKYGVQLPGLRFSIQSSDNVNLAISNPLSIQASLPIKAKLSSFILENTLPINKRHSRTEFNANMLANIELTELKLVISSATLELKTPIIKINKTTLLTNTAAQLNLSGFANENDWNFHSSKGFINTAIQTKDLSLKQGNLTWQDIQLAKADSVRTEKNNKLSIIKSSAKSLNIKGNITHKLAQVESVNLSLRQAKLEPIYYQKPELENKFQAYQFSTRYQLQTAKLKQPNLIPQSWKLLGKLKAQYSPKANSILDLNAQGSISNKAGLVAFHNAFYSPKQIYSDWEIPPIYFLAGNSLQKTFKDWPKLLTFGSGTLQAKGTSKYNLSSLKKAERWQDKLYTQAEISSNKVSGIFNETTINQLTSEIQINLNKTNLTAKLPELKIVQINHGVIAGPIEFKGEYQASLNQLTQGKLNLHTAKTDLFNGQAWLNAQLFDFSQPFLSKLHLSNLDLHALLEQYPSADIKGSGKINGELPFKVNLLKKPYLTLPEGFIKAKAPGGQIKYQPTSAGLKQTHQSMKLIMNVLEDFHYSLLNSNISYGDDNKLHLKLSLQGNNPAVENGRQVNFNIQLEEDLPALITSMQISNQVSETIKKRIQNKLQRQ; encoded by the coding sequence ATTAGAATCGATTGATATCGAAGCGCTGTCTATAAAAAATAACCCAGGCTTTATTTCACTTAAAACTCCAAACAATCACAAAGCCAGCTTGAATAATTCACTAAATTCGATAATCAATTTAATTAAACAGAGTACTGAAGCGGAGAAGCTGAAAACAGACTCTAATCTTGTAAGCTCCCTAGCTTATATACCTCAAATAATTAGTGTAAAAGGCATCCGCTATAGCCAACCTTGTTTTCAAGATGCAAATACACAAGTAAATAAACTCGAAAATGATGCTGAATTGAGCTGTGCCGTTAATGCCAATTTTCATTGGCAAACTCAGCTTATAGAGAACCAACTCAAAAGTAGCGTAAAATTTAACCTGCAAGAGTCACGCACACCTGAAATACGGGTTAACAGTGAAATCAATCTCGAAGCCCAAGTTGCTAATTTACAACTCTCCGAGACTCAACTGAAAAGCTCTCTTAACTTAAACGCCTTATCCTCTAACGAAACTCAGTCGTTGTTTAACATTGAAATGCAAAACCGATTAACCTCATCTGAGCCGAACAACTTACGTAGCTCAGTCAAGGTCAGAACGGCTTCAGAGATTAAAAACCAACACTTTACTCAAACGTTAGAGCAACTCAATTCTATTCATTTTTCTTGGCTGGGTTCAAGTTTACCGATTAACTTATCAAAACTCTCCAATACGGCATTAAAATCAGTTCAAAACAACGCAATGCCCAATATACAATTAACCATAAATAGTGAATTCAACTTAGAACCTTTATACAGAGCCAATCAAACAAGTGATTTACTAAACAGATTACTTAAACAAGTCAATTTAGATGCGAAACTGTTCGCGGACATTGATCAACCTATCACAGTAAACAAGTTTGGTGATTTTTCAGGAAACCTCCAAGCTGAAACCAAACTTAATCAAGGTTTTATAAATCATTACACCTTTAAAAGTGAAGGTACGGTTTTACCTTCACTAAATTCAGTCATCTCAACTCAAGCTGAAAAGTATGGTGTTCAACTGCCAGGCTTAAGGTTCAGCATCCAAAGCTCTGATAATGTCAATCTAGCTATTTCAAATCCTTTATCCATTCAGGCTTCACTTCCCATTAAAGCTAAGCTATCAAGCTTTATTTTGGAAAATACTCTCCCTATAAATAAGCGTCATTCGCGTACCGAATTTAATGCCAATATGTTAGCTAACATAGAGTTAACCGAACTTAAGCTTGTTATTTCATCTGCAACGTTGGAGTTAAAAACACCGATTATTAAAATTAATAAAACAACGCTCCTAACTAATACCGCTGCCCAATTAAACTTATCCGGTTTTGCTAATGAAAATGATTGGAATTTCCATTCGAGCAAAGGTTTTATAAATACAGCTATCCAAACTAAGGATTTATCACTCAAACAAGGAAACTTAACTTGGCAAGATATACAATTGGCTAAAGCTGACTCCGTAAGAACAGAAAAAAATAACAAACTATCGATTATTAAATCTTCTGCAAAATCTCTGAATATAAAAGGCAATATCACCCATAAACTAGCTCAAGTAGAGTCAGTCAATTTAAGTTTAAGACAGGCCAAATTAGAACCTATTTATTATCAGAAACCAGAACTTGAAAACAAATTCCAGGCTTATCAATTCAGCACACGTTACCAGCTACAAACGGCCAAATTAAAACAACCTAACCTTATTCCACAGTCCTGGAAACTTTTAGGCAAGTTAAAAGCACAGTATTCACCCAAAGCTAACAGCATTCTTGATTTAAATGCGCAAGGCAGCATTTCAAACAAAGCAGGCCTGGTAGCTTTTCATAATGCGTTTTATTCACCCAAACAAATTTATAGTGATTGGGAAATACCTCCTATTTACTTTTTAGCAGGGAACAGCCTTCAAAAAACGTTTAAAGACTGGCCTAAATTGCTTACATTCGGTAGCGGAACGCTTCAAGCTAAAGGAACCAGCAAATACAATTTAAGCTCACTGAAAAAAGCAGAGCGCTGGCAAGATAAACTCTATACTCAAGCTGAAATTTCAAGCAATAAAGTCAGTGGAATTTTTAATGAAACGACGATTAATCAATTAACTAGTGAAATACAGATAAATCTAAACAAAACCAACCTCACTGCCAAACTACCTGAACTTAAAATAGTTCAAATTAATCACGGTGTTATTGCGGGGCCAATCGAATTTAAGGGTGAATACCAAGCATCGCTTAACCAGTTAACTCAAGGTAAGCTAAATTTACATACGGCTAAAACCGATTTATTCAATGGCCAGGCCTGGTTAAATGCACAGCTGTTTGATTTTAGTCAACCCTTTTTAAGCAAACTACACCTAAGCAATCTAGACCTTCACGCTTTATTAGAACAATACCCCTCAGCCGACATAAAAGGATCTGGCAAAATTAATGGCGAACTACCCTTTAAAGTTAATTTACTTAAAAAACCTTATTTAACCTTGCCTGAAGGATTTATAAAGGCAAAAGCACCTGGTGGTCAAATAAAATACCAACCGACTTCTGCAGGGTTAAAACAAACCCATCAAAGCATGAAGCTGATCATGAATGTTTTAGAGGACTTCCACTACTCGTTATTAAACAGCAATATAAGCTATGGCGATGACAATAAACTTCACCTAAAACTCTCATTACAAGGTAACAACCCTGCAGTTGAAAATGGTCGACAAGTCAATTTCAACATTCAATTAGAAGAGGACTTACCCGCGTTAATTACTAGCATGCAAATTAGTAATCAGGTGAGTGAAACCATTAAAAAACGCATTCAAAACAAGCTACAAAGACAATAA
- a CDS encoding SDR family NAD(P)-dependent oxidoreductase has protein sequence MKQQTALITGASTGIGKATAQKLATEGVKLILLARREPLLKALQNELLNLTECHIISCDINDHETLMAELQNLPESFKEIDILINNAGLALGLNPAHETDWLDWQTMIQTNCLSLAFLTRQILPGLVERNHGHIINIGSIAGSYAYKGANVYGATKAFVEQFSSNLRSDLLGSAIRVTNVEPGMLNESEFSLVRFKGNENRANDVYQGLTPLNSEDVAETIRWILAQPSHVNINRIEIMPVHQALAGPTTIKNL, from the coding sequence ATGAAACAACAAACTGCACTCATAACAGGTGCCTCAACAGGCATTGGTAAAGCCACCGCGCAAAAACTCGCCACAGAAGGCGTAAAGCTCATTCTTCTGGCTCGTAGAGAGCCGCTTTTAAAAGCGCTGCAAAACGAGCTTTTAAACTTAACCGAGTGCCATATTATAAGCTGCGACATTAATGATCATGAAACACTCATGGCAGAACTACAAAACCTTCCTGAGAGTTTTAAAGAAATTGATATTTTAATTAATAATGCAGGCTTGGCATTAGGCTTAAACCCTGCACATGAAACAGATTGGCTGGACTGGCAAACCATGATTCAAACGAACTGTTTGTCTTTAGCATTTTTAACAAGACAAATCCTACCAGGCCTGGTAGAACGTAACCATGGCCATATTATCAATATTGGATCAATTGCTGGTAGTTACGCCTATAAGGGTGCCAATGTTTATGGTGCAACCAAGGCGTTTGTTGAACAGTTCTCTAGCAACCTACGTTCTGATCTATTAGGGTCAGCAATACGGGTAACCAATGTCGAACCAGGCATGTTAAATGAGAGTGAGTTTTCATTAGTACGCTTTAAAGGTAATGAAAATAGAGCTAATGACGTTTACCAAGGCTTAACGCCACTTAACTCAGAAGATGTCGCAGAAACCATTCGATGGATACTCGCACAACCATCACATGTTAATATTAATCGCATTGAAATCATGCCTGTACACCAGGCTTTAGCAGGGCCGACTACCATCAAAAACCTCTAG
- a CDS encoding DUF2062 domain-containing protein: protein MLNYSDILISMIRYLKLKMHQIGRATKRSTFLNKYFPKFKDRIYWAGDRKSFARAGFIGSFFMMLPVPFQMVFGSIFAYYFRANIPLATALAWITNPLTMWPIWYGGYVFGTWILGTPDLFEASAHITIGSQLWFDEVFPLIWKPFYIGNMILGTVFGALLYTSIAHFNWAVIVTILRKPFAKS, encoded by the coding sequence TTGTTAAACTATTCTGATATACTGATTAGTATGATTCGATATTTAAAACTGAAAATGCATCAAATTGGCCGAGCCACTAAACGTTCGACTTTTTTGAATAAATACTTTCCAAAATTCAAAGACCGTATTTACTGGGCAGGTGATAGAAAATCGTTTGCTCGTGCTGGATTCATTGGTTCATTTTTTATGATGCTACCTGTGCCATTCCAAATGGTGTTTGGTTCAATATTTGCCTATTACTTTAGAGCCAACATTCCATTAGCAACTGCATTGGCTTGGATAACCAATCCTCTCACGATGTGGCCAATTTGGTACGGTGGTTATGTTTTTGGTACTTGGATATTAGGCACGCCAGACTTATTTGAAGCCTCCGCTCATATCACCATTGGCTCACAACTTTGGTTTGACGAAGTGTTCCCCTTAATATGGAAACCCTTTTACATCGGCAATATGATTTTAGGAACGGTTTTCGGCGCTTTGCTATACACTTCAATCGCTCACTTTAATTGGGCCGTAATTGTGACTATCTTGCGTAAACCATTTGCAAAAAGTTAA
- a CDS encoding AsmA family protein, with protein MKALGLILKILLGLLVIIVIAVGVIVATVDPNDYREEITDLVKKETGRDLQVETMSLSFFPHLGINLESASLSNAEGFSANPFVSIDKVQVGAAIMPLLSQKLEVDALTLHGLSLNLERDKTGKSNWDDLVKPADEATTKGDKEIKDDENPMDKLASLNFGGIDIQDGQIHWKDEQGQQNVTLENVNFTSGAITFGEFFFIALSADTKVSKPQIASQVDINLEAKLDKDGQYAIRNLNITNTTTGQGIPVKKATTNIELPSFSIENKTLSLASLVINYDIIGGKDFPLDSVKGELTLTEFTGNMESQAFNAKKIALNADVTGENIPNGKATLALNTAAQIDLKAQTANLPKLTLKVLDLTANGDIKATQITSDAIVNANLNIAETNLRDLLKQLKITLPEMSDSKTLTKFAASLGVQFASKTQALKVNNLKVTLDESLLTGNAAVSRFDAPNISYDLALNRINVNRYLPPKKEQPTPAPESQGEVDAKIELPVELLRKLTVNGTIKVGNATFDKLNPKNIVMTTKGSKGKLTVNPLKADIFKTQVLVHAGLDVTGKTPKYSVQTNTKNLPIGEVLLALADSDRLSGTGTMNANITTAGERVSEFKKNLNGTAYVDLKDGAIKGFNLAQAIRDAQAKLSGKAASKTDKEAKTDFSSLVADVTITNGVINTNKLSAQAPFMRVNGSGKVNLPKGTLDYLVKTKIVASDKGQGGEDLKDLNGITIPVKLKGPLTDPSISLDLESLVSQKAQAEIEKKKDEVVKDVQKNVEDKLKDAFKGFKF; from the coding sequence ATGAAAGCACTCGGTTTAATTCTTAAAATTCTTCTTGGTCTCCTGGTCATAATTGTTATCGCAGTGGGTGTGATTGTTGCCACCGTTGATCCTAACGATTATCGTGAAGAAATCACCGATCTAGTCAAAAAAGAAACTGGACGTGATTTACAAGTTGAAACCATGAGTCTTTCATTTTTTCCGCATTTAGGAATCAACTTAGAGTCCGCCTCTTTGAGCAATGCCGAAGGCTTTAGCGCCAACCCTTTTGTAAGCATTGATAAAGTTCAAGTGGGTGCGGCAATCATGCCTCTACTTAGCCAAAAATTAGAAGTGGATGCTTTAACTCTACACGGCCTTTCGTTAAATCTAGAACGCGATAAAACCGGTAAAAGCAATTGGGATGATTTAGTCAAACCTGCTGATGAAGCGACGACTAAAGGCGACAAAGAGATTAAAGATGATGAAAACCCAATGGACAAACTTGCTTCGTTGAATTTTGGCGGGATTGATATTCAAGATGGACAAATCCATTGGAAAGATGAACAAGGTCAGCAGAACGTCACTTTAGAAAATGTGAACTTTACCAGCGGTGCAATTACTTTTGGCGAGTTCTTTTTTATCGCACTGTCAGCCGATACTAAAGTAAGTAAGCCACAAATCGCCAGCCAAGTTGATATAAACCTAGAGGCTAAATTAGATAAAGACGGCCAATATGCGATTCGTAATTTAAACATCACAAACACAACAACAGGCCAAGGTATTCCTGTTAAAAAAGCCACAACAAATATTGAACTGCCTAGTTTTTCAATCGAAAATAAAACGCTTTCTTTAGCGTCACTTGTCATTAACTACGATATTATCGGTGGTAAAGATTTCCCGTTAGACAGCGTTAAAGGCGAACTAACGTTAACTGAATTTACTGGCAATATGGAAAGCCAAGCGTTTAATGCCAAAAAGATTGCTTTAAATGCTGATGTAACGGGCGAAAACATTCCAAATGGAAAAGCAACACTGGCTTTAAATACGGCTGCCCAAATTGATTTAAAAGCGCAAACGGCTAATCTTCCAAAACTCACATTAAAGGTTTTAGATCTGACCGCTAATGGTGATATCAAAGCAACGCAAATAACCAGTGATGCAATTGTTAATGCAAACTTAAATATTGCTGAAACCAACTTACGTGATTTATTAAAACAGTTAAAAATAACGCTACCTGAAATGTCAGACAGTAAGACTCTGACTAAATTTGCAGCCTCTTTAGGTGTGCAGTTTGCCAGCAAGACTCAAGCGCTTAAAGTGAATAACCTTAAAGTAACGCTTGATGAAAGTTTGTTAACCGGTAACGCTGCAGTCAGTCGGTTTGATGCACCCAATATCTCTTATGATTTAGCGTTAAACAGAATTAACGTAAATCGCTACCTACCTCCTAAAAAAGAGCAACCAACACCTGCTCCTGAATCGCAAGGTGAAGTGGATGCAAAAATTGAACTACCTGTTGAACTACTGCGTAAATTAACAGTCAATGGAACCATCAAAGTCGGCAACGCAACCTTTGACAAACTTAACCCAAAAAACATTGTCATGACCACAAAAGGTTCAAAAGGTAAATTAACAGTCAACCCTCTCAAAGCCGATATTTTCAAAACCCAAGTGTTAGTGCATGCTGGCTTAGATGTAACTGGAAAAACACCGAAGTACAGCGTTCAAACCAACACCAAAAACCTACCCATTGGCGAGGTTTTATTAGCGTTGGCTGATAGCGATAGACTTAGCGGAACAGGCACAATGAATGCTAACATTACCACTGCAGGTGAGCGTGTTTCTGAATTTAAGAAAAATCTTAATGGTACAGCCTATGTAGATCTAAAGGATGGCGCTATTAAAGGTTTTAATCTCGCTCAAGCCATTCGTGATGCGCAAGCTAAACTGAGTGGTAAAGCAGCCAGTAAAACCGATAAGGAAGCCAAAACTGACTTTAGTTCTCTAGTAGCGGATGTGACTATCACAAATGGTGTTATCAACACCAATAAACTGTCAGCACAAGCACCATTCATGCGTGTAAATGGTTCAGGTAAAGTCAACTTACCAAAAGGGACTTTAGACTACCTTGTTAAAACTAAAATTGTTGCCTCCGACAAAGGCCAAGGTGGTGAAGACCTTAAAGATTTAAACGGCATAACCATTCCAGTAAAACTTAAAGGTCCTCTAACAGACCCAAGTATCTCTCTAGATTTAGAATCTTTAGTATCACAAAAAGCCCAAGCGGAAATTGAAAAGAAAAAAGATGAAGTGGTTAAAGATGTTCAAAAGAACGTTGAAGACAAGTTAAAAGATGCGTTTAAAGGCTTTAAATTCTAA